From a single Daphnia pulex isolate KAP4 chromosome 2, ASM2113471v1 genomic region:
- the LOC124188747 gene encoding F-box only protein 30-like, whose amino-acid sequence MSVLQEMVYHAHCESCIKISKCTKKTIEGESCAIICCQRKCGASFHSCKESEHILLCPNVQEPCINVNYGCPHVLLRKHRGRHLESCPASCLPCNAEWNRWPLCTKERQIHIPFVQINPQLREEQLDVALALRDQRILNVWMNLPRKIQKLMRCNLTPRHPAIPLVLSLWEPSIKKKLKSISSEDGLSNVSTPRQSAERSDNSILSVSSAISTDDESPWGRRKKPPGLLQSVCAQLFNKSTGHKQKTASVSNQDDYPYSKNEVVEEDTLSDISNGLDDSSINELVDAAFADSGNSGLLPANPPELPLLTTLGLDLSIECIPRYQNKPKSMYTFICAQDFRRDEFAWHYRNWHSEIHGGLDGWMEQRCPLARYGCSFARRRMFPVNPDHRVIYSSIVESFGVTRTNSSAFDHVSTPGELCLTDLPFEVLRTIAGYLDGFSMCHLSVTCQLLREVARSLLYNRGLVTAHWQKSQQGGWHITHHRWSFSTSFSPVERWGFESSSHISNHLKDCRYNIKSSYVFPNRVALPGFTETIPSETPN is encoded by the exons ATGAGTGTTTTGCAAGAAATGGTGTATCATGCTCACTGTGAATCATGCATTAAG ATATCCAAATGCACCAAGAAAACTATTGAAGGTGAATCCTGTGCAATTATATGTTGCCAAAGAAAATGTGGGGCCAGTTTTCACAGTTGTAAAGAAAGTGAGCACATTCTACTCTGCCCTAATGTTCAAGAACCCTGTATCAATGTGAATTATGGATGTCCCCATGTTCTCTTGAGAAAACATCGTGGGAGACATCTTGAATCATGTCCAGCTAGCTGCTTGCCATGCAATGCAGAGTGGAATCGTTGGCCACTGTGCACCAAGGAAAGGCAAATCCACATTCCGTTTGTTCAGATCAATCCCCAACTCCGAGAAGAGCAGTTAg ATGTGGCCTTGGCACTTCGTGATCAACGCATTTTGAACGTATGGATGAATCTTCCTagaaaaattcagaaactTATGCGATGTAACCTCACACCAAGACATCCTGCAATTCCCCTAGTTTTGAGTTTGTGGGAGCCatctataaaaaagaaactcaaatCCATTTCCTCTGAGGATGGTTTGTCCAATGTGAGCACTCCAAGGCAGTCTGCTGAAAGAAGTGATAACAGCATTTTGAGCGTTTCAAGCGCCATTTCCACCGACGACGAATCTCCTTGGGGTCGACGCAAAAAACCACCAGGATTACTTCAAAGCGTTTGCGCCCAGCTTTTCAACAAAAGTACtggacacaaacaaaaaacagctTCGGTCTCTAATCAAGATGATTATCCATACTCAAAAAATGAAGTAGTTGAAGAAGACACACTTAGTGATATAAGTAACGGACTGGATGATAGTAGTATTAATGAGCTCGTCGACGCAGCATTTGCAGATTCTGGAAACTCGGGACTTTTACCAGCAAACCCCCCAGAATTACCATTGCTTACGACTCTTGGCCTTGACTTGTCGATTGAGTGCATACCGCGCTACCAGAACAAACCCAAGTCGATGTATACGTTTATCTGCGCTCAAGACTTCCGCCGAGATGAATTCGCCTGGCATTATCGCAATTGG CATAGCGAAATACATGGTGGTCtagacggatggatggagcaaagGTGCCCCCTAGCCAG ATACGGATGCTCGTTTGCCCGACGACGTATGTTTCCAGTTAACCCAGACCATCGCGTCATTTACAGTTCAATCGTTGAGAGTTTTGGGGTTACCAGGACCAATTCTTCTGCATTTGATCATGTTAGTACTCCTGGTGAGCTCTGTTTAACTGATCTTCCATTCGAGGTGCTTCGAACCATAGCCGGTTACTTGGATGGATTCAG TATGTGTCACCTGTCGGTTACGTGCCAACTTCTTCGCGAGGTAGCTCGCTCTCTACTTTACAACCGTGGTCTGGTTACTGCTCATTGGCAAAAATCCCAGCAAGGAGGTTGGCATATTACACATCAT CGGTGGTCTTTCAGCACTTCTTTCAGCCCTGTAGAACGTTGGGGATTTGAAAGCAGCTCACATATCAGCAACCACCTGAAGGACTGTCGCTACAATATTAA ATCTTCGTATGTCTTTCCTAATCGCGTTGCCTTACCAGGATTTACGGAGACCATCCCTTCCGAGACTCCGAATTGA
- the LOC124188751 gene encoding uncharacterized protein LOC124188751 isoform X1: protein MPIEKTITMNRALFQVLFPIFLVIIPSLSQISFGTLGRGLNSGYLQNGGLIYPNGDGSGPQASSLAAAIYGVAVPPGFSQFSASENFFGENKGDLFSDSFGGSGISDGIKPADLLLGTGIHTGGNGGGQRGSYSTYISDFSAFGDFGHHANNDQKPSSSSLVEIDPIAARFGVVIPNVDQVPFDPSLSGSTETFSGSTSTGADNGRKDLFDISPVETSIKFDLPTRTSLSDVVQFPPQFSTNINNLSVAFASQNGLPRIDESFSVDTPSNSPSSSDVGKNQVDVITTAFKFADDQIIKTEEIKRNFEHATAAHTASGKYTASTSSTQIGDPTKNLEKGTGNVRTVTIKEKTDQPKTKIPPKQKETTKTSNEFIVSQIKSTSPYVYRGSQRGQQEAQESERDTIITEAPENLPEFQYLKAAENESYTARPKEPVATYNSYGFLTSPGYRTHQN from the exons ATGCCCATAGAAAAAACCATTACAATGAATCGGGCTCTGTTTCAAGTgcttttcccaatttttctaGTCATTATACCATCACTTTCACAG ATTTCCTTCGGAACACTTGGCAGAGGATTAAACTCGGGGTACTTACAAAATGGAGGACTTATCTATCCAAATGGTGATGGATCAGGGCCGCAAGCAAGCAGTTTGGCTGCAGCAATTTATGGAGTAGCAGTTCCTCCCGGATTTAGCCAGTTTTCGGCTTCGGAAAATTTCTttggggagaacaaaggcgacCTGTTTTCGGATAGTTTCGGAGGCAGTGGAATAAGCGATGGAATCAAGCCTGCCGATTTATTACTTGGGACAG GAATACATACAGGTGGCAACGGCGGTGGCCAAAGAGGAAGTTATTCAACATATATATCAGATTTTTCAGCGTTTGGTGATTTTGGGCACCATGCAAACAATGACCAAAAACCGTCGTCATCTAGTTTAGTAGAGATCGACCCAATTGCAGCACGATTCGGGGTTGTGATTCCCAACGTAGATCAAGTTCCATTTGATCCCTCCCTTAGTGGATCTACAGAAACATTCAGCGGAAGCACTAGCACTG GTGCAGATAATGGAAGAAAGGACCTTTTCGATATTAGTCCAGTAGAAACCAgcattaaatttgatttacctACTCGCACTTCCCTGTCCGATGTCGTTCAGTTTCCACCTCAGTTTAGTACAAACATCAACAATTTATCAGTTG CTTTTGCCAGCCAGAATGGATTGCCTAGAATAGATGAATCTTTCTCAGTGGACACGCCATCAAACAGCCCTTCTTCAAGTGATGTCGGAAAGAACCAAGTGGATGTTATTACAACAGCGTTCAAGTTTGCCGATGACCAGATCATTAAAAcggaagaaataaaacgaaactTCGAACATGCCACCGCTGCTCACACAGCATCTGGCAAATACACCGCTAGCACATCATCTACCCAAATTGGGGACCCAACGAAGA ATCTTGAAAAAGGAACTGGAAACGTTCGCACTGTgaccatcaaagaaaaaactgatCAACCAAAGACAAAAATTCCTCCTAAACAAAAGGAAACTACAAAAACGTCTAACGAGTTCATCGTTTCTCAAATCAAGTCCACCTCACCGTACGTTTACCGAGGCAGCCAACGTGGCCAACAAGAAGCGCAAGAATCGGAAAGAGACACAATTATTACTGAGGCACCCGAAAATTTACCGGAATTCCAATATCTAAAGGCAGCTGAAAATGAATCTTACACTGCTCGTCCAAAAGAACCCGTAGCAACGTATAATTCTTACGGCTTCCTTACATCACCTGGCTACCGCACACACCAAAATTAG
- the LOC124188751 gene encoding uncharacterized protein LOC124188751 isoform X2 has translation MPIEKTITMNRALFQVLFPIFLVIIPSLSQISFGTLGRGLNSGYLQNGGLIYPNGDGSGPQASSLAAAIYGVAVPPGFSQFSASENFFGENKGDLFSDSFGGSGISDGIKPADLLLGTGIHTGGNGGGQRGSYSTYISDFSAFGDFGHHANNDQKPSSSSLVEIDPIAARFGVVIPNVDQVPFDPSLSGSTETFSGSTSTAFASQNGLPRIDESFSVDTPSNSPSSSDVGKNQVDVITTAFKFADDQIIKTEEIKRNFEHATAAHTASGKYTASTSSTQIGDPTKNLEKGTGNVRTVTIKEKTDQPKTKIPPKQKETTKTSNEFIVSQIKSTSPYVYRGSQRGQQEAQESERDTIITEAPENLPEFQYLKAAENESYTARPKEPVATYNSYGFLTSPGYRTHQN, from the exons ATGCCCATAGAAAAAACCATTACAATGAATCGGGCTCTGTTTCAAGTgcttttcccaatttttctaGTCATTATACCATCACTTTCACAG ATTTCCTTCGGAACACTTGGCAGAGGATTAAACTCGGGGTACTTACAAAATGGAGGACTTATCTATCCAAATGGTGATGGATCAGGGCCGCAAGCAAGCAGTTTGGCTGCAGCAATTTATGGAGTAGCAGTTCCTCCCGGATTTAGCCAGTTTTCGGCTTCGGAAAATTTCTttggggagaacaaaggcgacCTGTTTTCGGATAGTTTCGGAGGCAGTGGAATAAGCGATGGAATCAAGCCTGCCGATTTATTACTTGGGACAG GAATACATACAGGTGGCAACGGCGGTGGCCAAAGAGGAAGTTATTCAACATATATATCAGATTTTTCAGCGTTTGGTGATTTTGGGCACCATGCAAACAATGACCAAAAACCGTCGTCATCTAGTTTAGTAGAGATCGACCCAATTGCAGCACGATTCGGGGTTGTGATTCCCAACGTAGATCAAGTTCCATTTGATCCCTCCCTTAGTGGATCTACAGAAACATTCAGCGGAAGCACTAGCACTG CTTTTGCCAGCCAGAATGGATTGCCTAGAATAGATGAATCTTTCTCAGTGGACACGCCATCAAACAGCCCTTCTTCAAGTGATGTCGGAAAGAACCAAGTGGATGTTATTACAACAGCGTTCAAGTTTGCCGATGACCAGATCATTAAAAcggaagaaataaaacgaaactTCGAACATGCCACCGCTGCTCACACAGCATCTGGCAAATACACCGCTAGCACATCATCTACCCAAATTGGGGACCCAACGAAGA ATCTTGAAAAAGGAACTGGAAACGTTCGCACTGTgaccatcaaagaaaaaactgatCAACCAAAGACAAAAATTCCTCCTAAACAAAAGGAAACTACAAAAACGTCTAACGAGTTCATCGTTTCTCAAATCAAGTCCACCTCACCGTACGTTTACCGAGGCAGCCAACGTGGCCAACAAGAAGCGCAAGAATCGGAAAGAGACACAATTATTACTGAGGCACCCGAAAATTTACCGGAATTCCAATATCTAAAGGCAGCTGAAAATGAATCTTACACTGCTCGTCCAAAAGAACCCGTAGCAACGTATAATTCTTACGGCTTCCTTACATCACCTGGCTACCGCACACACCAAAATTAG
- the LOC124188745 gene encoding zinc finger protein 271-like isoform X2: MENATLEASLRVEFRESRVGNEMLLINGCKYMVNRRSGDTTYWRCIYSWCHCRAVFKGGQLRSARGTHVCPQPLQNETANKNKLQLQSNSEVTQMIVDVDTIPSKSLDSTDYIIETETSEANSFLEFVEDKSVSIKTETPDEDLNDVDFAWKQRILKGLKVYSEAEQHRRFKIAYDNRKAWIDNRKHFTEKISGCIKKWATGKSRWTFCNDWPTRSQCMKLIKPERGSGVLVEQPLVPIKIIEHVNPPPQLSTESTEKSVDSDLEPVIKKESVKRHEGKVNEIVNSSEKNLGKNKAYKSFRNEGKCPICGKVFQSSLERHLNVHYGIKPYKCDRCDKTFSQEHSYRSHVRLHNSDKPFSCTICPKKFTSNGTLKRHITSHSNGRTFPCNNCGKVFRKSEFLHFHTFKCHPQKELASEMISDIDGESGTKLAIRGKTSTPRKRRIARNFNEEDEEYPTNLSKRRGLVKEEQGERREQTQHIYMDKKGESSRSSKRQFTLEELK; this comes from the exons ATGGAGAATGCTACATTGGAAGCATCTTTGAGAGTAGAATTCCGGGAGAGTCGTGTGGGCAATGAAATGCTATTGATAAATGGGTGCAAGTACATGGTTAACAGGCGGTCTGGTGATACTACATATTGGCGTTGCATTTACTCCTGGTGCCATTGTCGGGCAGTCTTTAAGGGAGGACAACTACGATCAGCAAGAGGCACCCATGTTTGCCCTCAACCTCTCCAGAATGAGACAGcgaataaaaacaagttacAGCTGCAGTCAAATTCAGAAGTAACTCAAATGATTGTTGATGTTGATACAATTCCAAGCAAATCTCTGGACAGTACAGACTATATTATTGAAACTGAAACATCAGAAG ccAACAgttttttggaatttgttgAAGACAAATCCGTTTCAATAAAG ACTGAAACTCCTGATGAAGACTTGAATGATGTTGACTTTGCTTGGAAACAACGAATTCTAAAAGGGCTTAAAGTTTATTCTGAAGCTGAGCAACATCGTCGCTTTAAAATTGCCTATGATAACCGCAAAGCCTGGATTGACAACAGAAAACATTTCACTG aaaaaatttcgggGTGTATCAAGAAATGGGCTACCGGCAAATCTAGATGGACATTTTGTAACGATTGGCCGACTCGGAGCCAGTGCATGAAGCTAATCAAACCTGAGCGTGGGTCTGGAGTACTAGTTGAACAGCCTCTAGTACCTATCAAGATAATTGAACACGTCAATCCTCCACCGCAATTGTCTACTGAATCTACA gaaaaaagcgTGGATAGTGACTTGGAACCGGTCATCAAAAAGGAATCTGTAAAAAGACACGAAGGAAAAGTCAACGAGATCGTGAATTCTAGTGAAAAGAACCTAGGCAAGAATAAAGCATACAAA TCGTTTAGAAACGAAGGGAAATGTCCAATATGTGGGAAGGTGTTCCAGTCATCTCTTGAAAGACACCTGAATGTTCACTATGGAATTAAGCCTTATAAATGTGATCGTTGTGATAAG ACGTTCTCCCAGGAGCATAGCTACCGTTCCCATGTCAGATTACACAACTCTGACAAACCGTTTAGCTGCACAATTTGCCCGAAG aaatttacgTCAAACGGCACATTGAAGAGGCATATAACGAGTCATTCTAACGGAAGAACATTTCCATGCAATAATTGTGGAAAG GTGTTCCGGAAATCtgaatttttacatttccacACCTTTAAATGTCACCCCCAGAAAGAGCTAGCATCTGAAATG ATATCTGATATCGATGGAGAAAGCGGAACCAAGCTAGCCATTCGTGGGAAGACCTCCACtccaagaaaaaggagaattgcACGCAACTtcaatgaagaagatgaagagtaCCCAACTAATCTATCCAAAAGAAGAGGTTTGGTAAAGGAAGAACAAGGGGAAAGGAGAGAGCAGACACAACATATCTACATggataaaaaaggagaatcgTCCAGATCGTCGAAGCGACAATTCACTCTAGAGGAATTAAA ATAA
- the LOC124188745 gene encoding zinc finger protein 271-like isoform X1, with product MENATLEASLRVEFRESRVGNEMLLINGCKYMVNRRSGDTTYWRCIYSWCHCRAVFKGGQLRSARGTHVCPQPLQNETANKNKLQLQSNSEVTQMIVDVDTIPSKSLDSTDYIIETETSEANSFLEFVEDKSVSIKTETPDEDLNDVDFAWKQRILKGLKVYSEAEQHRRFKIAYDNRKAWIDNRKHFTEKISGCIKKWATGKSRWTFCNDWPTRSQCMKLIKPERGSGVLVEQPLVPIKIIEHVNPPPQLSTESTEKSVDSDLEPVIKKESVKRHEGKVNEIVNSSEKNLGKNKAYKSFRNEGKCPICGKVFQSSLERHLNVHYGIKPYKCDRCDKTFSQEHSYRSHVRLHNSDKPFSCTICPKKFTSNGTLKRHITSHSNGRTFPCNNCGKVFRKSEFLHFHTFKCHPQKELASEMISDIDGESGTKLAIRGKTSTPRKRRIARNFNEEDEEYPTNLSKRRGLVKEEQGERREQTQHIYMDKKGESSRSSKRQFTLEELKYADFLQPKVVLSKSLSVIITQMMSESERSTTCNNAIVNLWFHNYAKPCQF from the exons ATGGAGAATGCTACATTGGAAGCATCTTTGAGAGTAGAATTCCGGGAGAGTCGTGTGGGCAATGAAATGCTATTGATAAATGGGTGCAAGTACATGGTTAACAGGCGGTCTGGTGATACTACATATTGGCGTTGCATTTACTCCTGGTGCCATTGTCGGGCAGTCTTTAAGGGAGGACAACTACGATCAGCAAGAGGCACCCATGTTTGCCCTCAACCTCTCCAGAATGAGACAGcgaataaaaacaagttacAGCTGCAGTCAAATTCAGAAGTAACTCAAATGATTGTTGATGTTGATACAATTCCAAGCAAATCTCTGGACAGTACAGACTATATTATTGAAACTGAAACATCAGAAG ccAACAgttttttggaatttgttgAAGACAAATCCGTTTCAATAAAG ACTGAAACTCCTGATGAAGACTTGAATGATGTTGACTTTGCTTGGAAACAACGAATTCTAAAAGGGCTTAAAGTTTATTCTGAAGCTGAGCAACATCGTCGCTTTAAAATTGCCTATGATAACCGCAAAGCCTGGATTGACAACAGAAAACATTTCACTG aaaaaatttcgggGTGTATCAAGAAATGGGCTACCGGCAAATCTAGATGGACATTTTGTAACGATTGGCCGACTCGGAGCCAGTGCATGAAGCTAATCAAACCTGAGCGTGGGTCTGGAGTACTAGTTGAACAGCCTCTAGTACCTATCAAGATAATTGAACACGTCAATCCTCCACCGCAATTGTCTACTGAATCTACA gaaaaaagcgTGGATAGTGACTTGGAACCGGTCATCAAAAAGGAATCTGTAAAAAGACACGAAGGAAAAGTCAACGAGATCGTGAATTCTAGTGAAAAGAACCTAGGCAAGAATAAAGCATACAAA TCGTTTAGAAACGAAGGGAAATGTCCAATATGTGGGAAGGTGTTCCAGTCATCTCTTGAAAGACACCTGAATGTTCACTATGGAATTAAGCCTTATAAATGTGATCGTTGTGATAAG ACGTTCTCCCAGGAGCATAGCTACCGTTCCCATGTCAGATTACACAACTCTGACAAACCGTTTAGCTGCACAATTTGCCCGAAG aaatttacgTCAAACGGCACATTGAAGAGGCATATAACGAGTCATTCTAACGGAAGAACATTTCCATGCAATAATTGTGGAAAG GTGTTCCGGAAATCtgaatttttacatttccacACCTTTAAATGTCACCCCCAGAAAGAGCTAGCATCTGAAATG ATATCTGATATCGATGGAGAAAGCGGAACCAAGCTAGCCATTCGTGGGAAGACCTCCACtccaagaaaaaggagaattgcACGCAACTtcaatgaagaagatgaagagtaCCCAACTAATCTATCCAAAAGAAGAGGTTTGGTAAAGGAAGAACAAGGGGAAAGGAGAGAGCAGACACAACATATCTACATggataaaaaaggagaatcgTCCAGATCGTCGAAGCGACAATTCACTCTAGAGGAATTAAAGTACGCAGATTTTCTGCAGCCTAAAGTTGTACTGTCAAAATCGTTAAGCGTAATTATTACTCAGATGATGTCTGAAAGCGAAAGATCAACAACATGCAACAACGCCATTGTTAATCTATGGTTTCACAATTATGCGAAACCTTGTCAGTTTTAA
- the LOC124188738 gene encoding ventricular zone-expressed PH domain-containing protein homolog 1-like: MHELFTQVLTKKDLSKAGDLFSVDDKSIIQDLSEVIHKIREIIHLSEYKRNANDQSVVEICITRVTSAIRETGSIEKHADALVALLESCLCHSLAPSSKGEDPPHTKIASDVLSCIFLNYSKRGVMELALPVAVKFLHKGNRDLSRNLSSYLSLAAINNSDLLAQHIQPIIDSFISGNYALARVLPQVYAVNREAIHGHVMTLASLLPLCDTPEKISLLSLLGPIARNQPALLEASLPQLCDCLSVPSAIPATLQLLTEMAAYKASLLLDYSSRIKEAAETSPSVVCLAAQVIARIGQVNEDRGQEALDFVVQQIIQAENHNIPSLLREVASLCATHPKLLTERLVNKLESYVEAAPSVAKNIYQQMKSNLSAQRSGQGVPKNNANVTVLKVNGENQHGTATNHHRLSLPLQGFTGNLSSVNNATSNNNRASLGGFVNVGNMSVPISVASAVFSGTPVYNSQGIPVLLTFGPGGLNITNPSTTTSTSNSNSVSNSGNRVVGSRTKQADASRSTPRLTPPTVPGSSAVAAAVMNRSMSWINAVHMSTNRLSPSPAGPVIHKGNIARFGSSHQMAIGGTPYGPSREAHGPGIHNPNQGGRGAVFASRGSRGSLSTNRVQVSSGNATAVTSNISASSANNPMRSVSGSLTTMKEDPEADLRMNSLVFGHNNPNVGLGVRDIGVIAGLGGGNHMTPSPTIALSPISRIQNPTPFSMIPSSLSSLAPSPPPIGQNGGGSAKMHDEMIQSAVDNQHHKASMNTLASQSTLSFHNSSVTLSNPSGQQQPQQQVVVRRNHAQSGNFSGNPNGERNRQDDAVGMAASQRISVFEPYPMQDAVKHFCDKHLDKIKAYMERLMARLPLPVKCTIEERRSKKHAKVHFTCQGKSEYCLYGKSLFALKTKHPRLWIHLMFLALQARSTSALSTRDASVSSLKNCWDILKCDNRSFLNLVMSAFPSAKDQDCLMHELQQDRFFDVFEFNAPAGTWNCFLCNHPERAPGFMQENHPLMEGQLKEKRNKWLIFRRWRTRYFTLSGAHLSYKESKLDQDATPIEINQIRSVKVGRQGRSIPKAFEIFTSDKTYVLKAKDGKNAEEWVQCLSIAVASSHARDTPSRPPSQHFSLAQSQFGLRTAV, encoded by the exons ATGCATGAGTTATTCACCCaagttttgacaaaaaaagatttgtctAAG GCTGGAgaccttttttctgttgatgaTAAATCCATCATTCAAGATCTTTCTGAAGTTATTCATAAAATTAGAGAGATTATTCATCTTTctgaatataaaagaaatgcaaacGATCAGagtgttgttgaaatttgcATCACCAGAGTGACTTCTGCCATTAG AGAAACCGGCTCTATTGAAAAACATGCAGATGCTTTGGTTGCTCTCCTTGAGTCTTGTCTTTGTCACAGTTTGGCACCATCCAGCAAGGGAGAAGATCCACCACATACAAAAATTGCATCTGATGTTCTTTCATGCATATTTTTG AATTACAGCAAGAGAGGGGTGATGGAATTAGCACTGCCAGTAGCTGTGAAGTTTCTACACAAAGGAAATCGTGATCTATCGCGAAATCTGTCTTCCTATCTCTCCCTTGCAGCCATTAACAACTCGGATTTACTGGCCCAGCATATTCAACCAATCATTGATTCGTTTATATCAG GTAATTATGCACTAGCTCGAGTGCTGCCCCAGGTATATGCTGTAAATCGAGAAGCAATCCACGGACATGTGATGACCCTAGCATCGCTATTACCCCTCTGTGATACACCGGAAAAAATATCATTGTTGAGTCTTCTTGGTCCAATCGCACGCAATCAGCCTGCCTTATTGGAAGCAAGTCTACCTCAGCTTTGTGATTGTCTTTCTGTGCCTTCCGCCATTCCAGCCACACTACAGCTTCTGACAGAAATGGCAGCGTACAAGGCCTCCTTGTTGCTAGATTATTCATCAAGAATCAAAGAAGCGGCTGAGACTTCGCCGTCAGTTGTTTGCTTGGCCGCCCAAGTGATAGCCCGTATAGGGCAAGTAAATGAAGACCGCGGTCAGGAAGCTTTAGACTTCGTCGTCCAACAGATTATTCAAGCAGAGAATCATAACATCCCTTCATTGTTGCGAGAAGTAGCCAGTTTGTGTGCAACTCACCCGAAATTGCTTACTGAAAGACTTGTCAACAAATTGGAAAGCTACGTAGAAGCAGCACCCAGTGTCGCCAAAAACATCTatcaacaaatgaaatcaaacctATCAGCACAGCGTAGTGGACAAGGAGTTCCCAAGAACAACGCCAACGTCACTGTCCTTAAAGTCAACGGGGAAAACCAACATGGCACCGCTACAAATCATCATCGACTCTCGTTGCCACTTCAAGGTTTTACAGGCAACTTGTCGAGTGTCAACAACGCAACTTCCAACAACAATCGCGCTTCACTCGGCGGATTCGTTAATGTCGGTAATATGAGTGTGCCGATTTCAGTAGCTAGTGCTGTCTTCAGTGGCACACCTGTTTATAACTCACAAGGCATTCCCGTCCTTTTGACATTTGGACCTGGCGGCTTGAACATTACCAATCCCAGCACGACTACTTCGACTAGTAACAGCAATAGTGTCTCCAATTCTGGTAACAGAGTAGTTGGCAGCAGAACAAAACAGGCAGATGCTAGTCGCTCTACACCTAGGCTTACACCACCTACAGTGCCCGGTAGCAGTGCGGTTGCAGCCGCTGTCATGAATCGATCTATGAGCTGGATCAATGCGGTCCATATGAGTACCAATCGACTCAGCCCTAGCCCTGCTGGACCTGTTATACACAAGGGGAACATTGCCCGATTTGGTTCATCTCATCAAATGGCTATTGGTGGAACGCCTTATGGACCAAGTCGTGAGGCCCATGGTCCAGGAATCCACAATCCAAATCAAGGTGGACGTGGAGCAGTCTTCGCTAGTCGGGGTTCCCGCGGTAGTCTTTCTACCAATCGAGTACAAGTTTCGTCTGGAAATGCAACCGCAGTCACTAGCAATATATCTGCATCTTCAGCAAACAACCCAATGCGCAGCGTCAGCGGAAGTTTGACGACGATGAAAGAAGACCCTGAAGCTGATCTACGAATGAATAGTTTGGTTTTTGGCCACAATAACCCAAATGTCGGACTAGGTGTTCGCGATATAGGGGTCATAGCTGGCTTGGGTGGAGGAAATCACATGACACCTTCACCCACCATTGCTCTATCTCCCATTAGTCGAATTCAGAATCCCACCCCTTTCTCCATGATTCCTTCAAGCCTGTCTTCGTTGGCTCCTTCGCCACCTCCTATTGGGCAGAATGGCGGTGGCAGCGCTAAGATGCACGACGAAATGATCCAGTCTGCTGTCGACAACCAGCACCACAAAGCATCCATGAATACTCTGGCGTCTCAAAGCACTTTATCTTTCCACAATTCGAGCGTAACCCTCAGTAATCCATCCGGTCAACAGCAGCCCCAACAACAAGTGGTCGTGAGACGTAACCATGCACAGTCTGGCAATTTTTCGGGCAACCCAAACGGAGAGAGGAATAGACAGGACGATGCTGTGGGTATGGCAGCGTCACAGCGTATTAGCGTCTTTGAGCCATACCCCATGCAAGATGCCGTTAAGCACTTTTGTGACAAACATCTTGATAAAATTAAAGCCTATATGGAAAGGCTAATGGCGCGACTACCTTTACCTGTTAAATGTACCATTGAAGAGCGTCGATCAAAAAAACACGCCAAAGTGCACTTTACGTGCCAAGGCAAGAGCGAATATTGTCTTTATGGAAAATCTTTATTTgctctaaaaacaaaacatcctAGACTCTGGATTCACCTTATGTTTCTTGCCCTGCAG GCAAGGTCAACTTCGGCATTGAGTACACGAGATGCATCAGTCAGcagtttgaaaaattgctGGGATATCCTCAAGTGTGACAACCGCTCTTTCTTGAATCTAGTTATGTCTGCCTTCCCGTCTGCTAAAGACCAAGATTGCCTGATGCATGAGCTACAACAAGACCGCTTCTTTGACGTGTTCGAATTCAATGCACCTGCTGGAACgtggaattgttttctttgcaATCATCCGGAACGAGCGCCTGGTTTTATGCAAGAAAATCATCCTTTGATGGAGGGCCAGctcaaagaaaagaggaacaaATGGCTCATTTTCCGACGCTGGAGGACACGTTATTTCACACTGTCAGGTGCACATCTTTCGTACAAGGAATCG aaGTTGGATCAAGATGCGACTCCGATCGAAATTAATCAGATTCGAAGTGTCAAAGTAGGACGTCAAGGCAGAAGCATCCCAAAagcttttgaaatttttaccaGCGACAAGACTTATGTTCTTAAAGCTAAAGATGGTAAAAATGCAGAAGAATGGGTTCAATGCCTTTCGATTGCGGTAGCTTCGTCGCATGCTCGTGACACTCCTTCTAGACCACCTTCCCAACATTTTTCACTAGCGCAGTCACAATTCGGTTTGAGGACGGCTGTTTAA